A genomic segment from Rhodospirillum centenum SW encodes:
- a CDS encoding type II toxin-antitoxin system prevent-host-death family antitoxin, protein MPTVGVLEFQRNIGQFQHEARREPVEITRHGRREYVLMTAEHYDWLKAAAQRTHRTVDVADIVQAAVERAEMAPEHRHLDDLLK, encoded by the coding sequence ATGCCCACCGTCGGCGTCCTCGAATTCCAGCGCAATATCGGCCAGTTCCAGCACGAAGCACGGCGCGAACCGGTGGAGATCACCCGGCACGGACGCCGCGAATATGTGCTGATGACGGCCGAGCACTATGACTGGCTGAAGGCCGCCGCGCAGCGGACGCATCGGACCGTCGATGTCGCCGACATCGTCCAGGCCGCGGTTGAGCGGGCCGAGATGGCCCCCGAACACCGACATCTGGATGATCTGCTGAAGTAG
- a CDS encoding Wadjet anti-phage system protein JetA family protein, whose translation MSLFGELHEDAFLLFSRANRHLYAQLVTDLFERFFSDTVTFPNRLEVVGYIYDLLRNQPELWADDGEDWSGVADVRTTGRRIRRARPEDRRQDLLLDCAYRAYGRLIDTGWLEEESYGLKITVDMPPAAMLLAERLAAIQRGLATSFRGVVVTIRNALAAVVNVDGRVNAVGLNKAAEMAVRFSRELRAVLSSLRSIERDILASESLNERLATFVQDFIGKLVLKDFESIYKTNHPYRFKHEILGYVDAISDEGYLRDQIIDGYVEGEVSLTRSEAGLQLDQDLFTIRNVFDNVDQTYDRINVYRVRLEGRLRNVLKYAELGDHRHSQRVTGLTARLDRVLTGLGEVGMMGWLDDRQPRGFVLPEVTPWAPHLLAQPRAPKPPVEATAVRRQQFDPVLAAFRRLLRDYNDLFVVETARVLRFLDCRVPPGCTGEARWLSINGVEDFLVFEQLRRLRYKPSSEFAQHYEILPCPEGAWRDDEWIRCKNFLIRTKIAGTAIDNDA comes from the coding sequence GTGAGCCTCTTCGGGGAACTTCACGAAGATGCCTTCCTACTGTTCAGTCGTGCGAACAGGCATCTCTACGCGCAGCTTGTTACCGACCTGTTCGAGCGATTCTTCAGCGACACGGTGACCTTTCCCAATCGCCTGGAAGTAGTTGGTTATATTTACGATCTGCTGCGCAATCAGCCCGAACTCTGGGCCGACGACGGGGAGGATTGGTCCGGGGTTGCCGATGTGAGAACCACAGGGCGCCGGATCCGACGCGCCCGTCCCGAGGACAGGCGGCAGGACCTCCTCCTCGACTGCGCCTATCGGGCTTACGGCCGCCTCATCGATACGGGATGGCTGGAAGAGGAGAGTTACGGCCTGAAGATCACGGTCGACATGCCGCCTGCGGCGATGCTTTTGGCCGAGCGGCTGGCGGCGATCCAGAGAGGACTGGCAACCTCGTTCCGTGGCGTGGTTGTCACCATTCGAAATGCGCTTGCCGCAGTAGTCAATGTCGATGGCCGCGTCAATGCCGTCGGCCTGAACAAGGCGGCTGAGATGGCAGTCCGCTTTTCCCGTGAACTGCGGGCGGTGTTGTCAAGTCTGCGCTCGATTGAGCGGGACATTCTCGCGTCGGAAAGCCTGAACGAGCGCCTTGCCACGTTCGTGCAGGATTTTATTGGTAAGCTCGTGCTCAAGGACTTCGAGTCCATCTACAAGACAAACCATCCCTACCGGTTCAAGCATGAGATCCTCGGCTACGTCGACGCCATCAGCGACGAGGGATACCTGCGTGACCAGATCATCGATGGCTATGTCGAAGGTGAGGTTTCGCTTACGCGAAGCGAAGCGGGGTTGCAGCTCGATCAGGACCTCTTCACCATCCGCAATGTCTTTGACAACGTCGACCAGACCTACGACCGGATCAACGTCTACCGGGTACGGCTGGAAGGACGGCTGCGCAATGTCTTGAAATACGCTGAGCTGGGTGACCATCGCCATTCCCAGCGGGTCACCGGACTGACAGCACGGCTCGACCGGGTCCTGACCGGACTCGGCGAGGTCGGCATGATGGGATGGCTTGATGACCGGCAGCCCAGAGGGTTCGTCCTGCCGGAGGTGACTCCCTGGGCTCCGCACTTGCTGGCCCAGCCGCGGGCTCCCAAACCACCGGTCGAGGCGACCGCCGTGCGGCGGCAGCAATTTGATCCCGTCCTTGCCGCCTTCCGCCGCCTGCTTCGTGACTACAATGATCTGTTTGTGGTGGAGACGGCCCGTGTATTGCGCTTTCTGGACTGCCGGGTGCCTCCAGGCTGTACCGGCGAAGCCCGATGGCTGTCCATCAATGGCGTTGAAGATTTCCTCGTTTTCGAACAGCTGCGCCGCCTCCGCTATAAGCCGTCGTCGGAGTTCGCGCAGCATTACGAAATCCTGCCATGCCCCGAGGGGGCTTGGCGGGATGACGAATGGATTCGCTGCAAGAATTTCCTGATCCGCACTAAGATCGCCGGTACAGCTATCGACAACGATGCGTAA
- a CDS encoding DUF4194 domain-containing protein: MLKDLVDIEVRFGDRVVDDVRQVANQLLQRQFLFAGDRGTTHAYEIVTGPRFRSYFTALFDALGYQLRISETEQWVGLLPDPELDLFPKMRMDKTIVLLILALAWQDAANRGAAEARAVVKTTLNEVLERYRDIAGRNRKEALISARFEDALREFHRRGLVWLGDWDPEAADREIEIRPMLHLLVGGNALDLLERFAAEAESAITRERRTRSPQDDGEQEGTEE, encoded by the coding sequence ATGCTGAAGGATTTGGTCGACATAGAAGTGCGTTTCGGCGACCGGGTCGTGGACGACGTCCGGCAGGTCGCCAACCAACTCCTCCAGCGTCAGTTCCTGTTCGCCGGCGACCGCGGCACCACCCACGCCTATGAAATTGTGACAGGCCCGCGCTTCCGGAGCTATTTCACAGCGCTGTTCGATGCGTTGGGCTATCAGTTGCGGATCAGCGAAACTGAACAGTGGGTCGGCCTGCTACCCGATCCCGAGCTGGACCTTTTCCCGAAAATGCGGATGGACAAGACCATCGTGCTGCTGATCCTGGCGCTCGCTTGGCAGGATGCGGCAAACCGCGGCGCCGCGGAGGCCCGCGCGGTGGTGAAGACCACGCTCAATGAGGTGCTCGAACGCTACCGCGACATCGCAGGTCGTAACCGTAAGGAGGCCCTGATCTCGGCGCGCTTCGAGGATGCTCTACGCGAATTCCACCGGCGCGGCCTTGTCTGGCTCGGCGACTGGGATCCGGAAGCGGCCGACCGCGAAATCGAGATTCGCCCGATGCTGCATCTGCTGGTGGGCGGAAACGCGCTCGATCTCCTCGAACGCTTCGCCGCGGAAGCGGAGAGCGCGATTACACGGGAGCGGAGGACCAGATCGCCGCAGGACGACGGTGAACAGGAAGGAACGGAAGAGTGA
- a CDS encoding SbcC/MukB-like Walker B domain-containing protein — translation MKHLIRIGMINWHLLPATDIDVSGDIGVIGENRSGKSTLLDLIQVVVTGNNGRYLRLNASATDGNRKRSLRSVQAYCLGRLSPDQVMRSQALTYIYLVFQDTGLPHHVTSIGLALEASQNEAAERPPVQFIADGISLSHTHFLELSADGAEQPRDWAVVRPHLERLCSEAGGTLLTYRNEPGKYVQDYMKILSTGGRFINTDQFLKAFVNAISFEQIPSATDFVRRYLLEDSPIRIGQLRESIATYHSFRKQVEEARTKLARLHALRSAISTFKDDLLAQDREQWIAARAQLDHAFVENRTLRRRRDQNLADQAEAKRARTQLEALREELGNELGTVRDAIAAQSGSAQRRQLESERALAETRLKETVGQLETIQKAVNQGAHALKFRMLLPTMPGEPFVVVERMRQAGGPARVPVWPNDPQALATALDDPRLRLPPLIDACERAANEETKAQGLKEQELREVVRQIKDIEATGIAIDSTVERLVAEMEGFGWRPRIVCTLLRVMDDRWRDAVEALLGRDREAVIVADAHVEDAIRYLQHNRVRLRGCRVVNSRKLSPAEGRPEPGTLAGVLASDDPLAMAFVVRRIGGVRLAYSVEDLHRPGRAVMQDGTYDDGLVVEMRAVAGGYKIGAGAGRIGLSALERRRNAIKEELEELEGRAKDLRTAAGCLTVLSAAVGRGTDLIAALDRYTWLKEKLDTLAEDIRALERNINPEFKARMVEIDQQIRLYTKGIEDAVRAEERATQSISTASMTLGGGENAVGSELSVQFARQKFQAVRHRIDRPASRAAYRAAVAAQKGNLTRTADLARRNAEAAAQRIQSVRIGIFDGYLAFNMEFGLKNEFTREQAQVLRDIAPWVEQGIARIEGIDLVRHQAEAEAAADRSRNFFQHSFAYELRRRFDALHSALEDMNRTLRAHDFHYEVYRFVAHPVEPYQAIIRLVEASRVDDSVFALLFDSQADDTHPHAIALKMVQELLLDEKRDVADFEDYRHYYSFNLIMKDIKTNREVDLETRRGTGSGAEQQVPFYIAIGTALAAAYHGKAAGDVAKEKGIGLAVFDEAFSKLDGRNQKACMDYYENLGLQVIVAAPFEKRATLYETLEYFVETFRNGDLIHVDWYGVGERTRQDLAEANPANLGLDGFRRMMAAQAET, via the coding sequence GTGAAGCACCTCATCCGCATCGGCATGATCAACTGGCATCTGCTGCCCGCGACCGACATAGACGTGAGCGGCGACATCGGCGTGATCGGCGAAAACCGCAGCGGCAAGTCGACCCTCCTTGATCTCATCCAGGTGGTCGTCACGGGCAATAACGGGCGCTATCTGCGTCTCAACGCGAGCGCAACCGACGGCAACCGCAAGCGCAGCCTCCGCTCCGTCCAAGCCTACTGTCTCGGCCGACTTAGCCCTGACCAGGTAATGCGCTCACAGGCGCTTACATACATCTATCTGGTGTTCCAGGACACTGGGCTGCCTCATCACGTGACCTCGATCGGACTCGCGCTGGAAGCGAGCCAGAACGAGGCTGCCGAACGGCCACCGGTACAGTTCATCGCCGACGGGATCAGCCTGAGCCATACCCATTTCCTGGAACTGTCCGCTGACGGTGCCGAACAGCCGCGCGACTGGGCCGTGGTGCGCCCGCACCTGGAGCGCCTGTGCAGCGAGGCGGGCGGTACTCTGTTGACCTATCGCAACGAGCCGGGCAAATACGTGCAGGACTACATGAAGATCCTGTCGACCGGCGGCCGCTTCATCAACACCGATCAGTTCCTGAAGGCGTTTGTCAACGCGATTTCCTTCGAACAGATCCCCTCGGCTACAGACTTCGTGCGCCGCTACCTTCTCGAAGATTCCCCGATCCGCATTGGTCAACTACGCGAGTCCATCGCCACCTACCACTCCTTCCGCAAACAGGTCGAGGAGGCGCGGACCAAGCTGGCTCGGCTGCACGCTTTGCGCAGCGCCATTTCGACGTTCAAGGACGACCTCCTTGCCCAGGATCGTGAGCAGTGGATCGCCGCGCGGGCTCAGTTGGACCATGCCTTTGTCGAGAACCGCACGCTACGTCGTCGGCGCGATCAGAACCTGGCCGATCAAGCGGAGGCCAAGCGGGCGAGAACGCAGCTGGAGGCGCTGCGCGAGGAGCTCGGGAACGAGCTTGGGACGGTGCGCGACGCTATTGCTGCACAGAGCGGCAGTGCCCAGCGGCGCCAGCTCGAAAGCGAACGGGCGCTTGCAGAAACCCGGTTGAAGGAGACAGTCGGGCAGTTGGAGACCATCCAAAAGGCGGTCAACCAGGGGGCCCATGCCCTGAAATTCCGTATGCTTCTGCCAACCATGCCCGGGGAGCCCTTCGTGGTCGTGGAGCGGATGCGCCAAGCTGGCGGGCCGGCGCGGGTGCCCGTCTGGCCGAACGATCCTCAGGCTCTGGCCACCGCCCTCGACGACCCCCGTCTCCGCCTCCCTCCGTTGATCGATGCCTGCGAAAGGGCGGCCAACGAGGAAACCAAGGCTCAGGGCCTCAAGGAACAGGAACTGCGGGAAGTGGTCCGGCAGATCAAGGATATCGAGGCGACCGGCATCGCTATCGACAGCACCGTTGAGAGACTGGTGGCCGAGATGGAGGGCTTCGGCTGGCGACCGCGCATCGTCTGCACCCTTCTGCGTGTGATGGACGACCGTTGGCGCGATGCTGTGGAAGCCCTGCTGGGACGCGACCGCGAGGCTGTCATCGTCGCGGACGCCCACGTCGAGGATGCGATCCGTTACCTTCAGCACAACCGTGTCCGCCTGCGAGGCTGCCGCGTGGTGAACAGCCGCAAGCTGTCGCCGGCGGAGGGGCGGCCGGAACCAGGAACCTTGGCGGGCGTGCTCGCCTCGGACGATCCACTGGCGATGGCGTTCGTCGTTCGTCGCATCGGCGGGGTCAGGCTCGCCTACTCGGTCGAGGATCTGCACCGCCCCGGCCGGGCCGTGATGCAGGACGGCACCTACGACGATGGTCTGGTTGTCGAGATGCGCGCGGTTGCCGGAGGCTACAAGATCGGCGCGGGTGCTGGCCGTATCGGGCTGTCAGCCCTGGAACGCCGGCGGAATGCGATCAAAGAGGAGTTGGAGGAACTGGAAGGCCGCGCAAAGGACCTGCGCACCGCGGCCGGCTGTCTTACGGTGCTGTCGGCGGCGGTCGGCAGGGGCACGGACCTGATCGCCGCATTGGACCGTTACACTTGGTTGAAGGAAAAGCTCGACACGCTTGCCGAGGACATCCGCGCGCTGGAGCGGAACATCAATCCCGAATTCAAGGCGCGCATGGTGGAGATCGATCAGCAGATCCGCCTGTACACCAAGGGTATCGAGGACGCCGTCCGCGCCGAGGAGCGGGCTACGCAGAGCATCAGCACGGCCAGTATGACGCTTGGCGGTGGTGAAAATGCTGTGGGTTCTGAGTTGAGCGTCCAGTTTGCCCGCCAGAAGTTCCAGGCAGTGCGCCACCGGATCGATCGGCCGGCGTCGCGCGCCGCCTATCGCGCGGCCGTGGCGGCGCAGAAGGGAAACCTCACCCGGACCGCGGATCTCGCCCGCCGCAACGCCGAGGCCGCAGCCCAGCGGATCCAATCGGTAAGAATTGGCATCTTTGATGGCTATCTGGCCTTCAATATGGAGTTCGGGCTGAAGAACGAGTTCACCCGGGAGCAGGCCCAGGTCCTCCGCGACATTGCCCCCTGGGTCGAACAGGGTATCGCGCGCATCGAAGGGATCGATCTGGTGCGCCATCAGGCGGAAGCGGAGGCTGCGGCGGACCGTTCTCGTAACTTCTTCCAACACTCCTTTGCCTATGAGTTGCGACGCCGGTTCGACGCCCTTCACTCCGCTCTGGAGGACATGAACCGGACGTTGCGCGCGCACGACTTCCACTACGAGGTCTACCGCTTCGTTGCCCATCCTGTGGAGCCCTATCAGGCGATCATCAGGCTGGTAGAAGCCTCTCGGGTTGACGATTCCGTGTTTGCGCTGCTGTTCGACAGTCAGGCCGATGACACGCACCCGCATGCCATCGCGCTGAAAATGGTGCAGGAGCTGCTGTTGGATGAGAAGCGAGATGTGGCGGATTTCGAGGACTATCGCCACTATTACAGCTTCAATCTCATCATGAAGGACATCAAGACGAACCGCGAAGTGGATCTGGAAACCCGGCGGGGTACCGGATCCGGCGCCGAGCAGCAGGTGCCTTTCTATATCGCCATCGGCACCGCCCTTGCCGCTGCGTACCATGGTAAGGCGGCAGGTGACGTGGCAAAGGAGAAGGGGATCGGCCTTGCCGTGTTCGACGAAGCCTTCTCCAAACTCGATGGCAGGAACCAGAAAGCCTGCATGGATTATTACGAGAATCTGGGATTGCAGGTCATCGTGGCTGCGCCGTTCGAGAAGCGGGCAACGCTCTACGAGACCCTGGAGTATTTCGTCGAAACCTTCCGCAACGGGGACCTGATCCACGTGGATTGGTATGGGGTGGGCGAACGCACCCGGCAGGATCTTGCCGAGGCGAACCCGGCTAACCTCGGCCTCGACGGGTTCCGGCGGATGATGGCCGCTCAGGCGGAGACGTGA
- a CDS encoding CRTAC1 family protein — MFIACSNLIARNPAGHAQGLAVADVDGDGRDEILVAGQPNRVLKWDGHGLADMADPVLADPERRAVAIACADLDGDGREEVYVLNGEPATGAAPAADRLFAWFGSRWIDLCALPENLGAANRDGGRALAVLDRSGEGRYGVLVAGREGALRLYELDRRGRLHDMAEEAGLDVPVAATCLLAAPLFGEAPDVVVGGTGPNLLFRNLGDGGFEEIGGSHGVADPGFAARAAALLDSDGDGLLDLVVANGDGPHRLFQRRAGGGFADIAPPELAEPGRVRTVIAADFDNDGHEELLVTVQGGPNRLFAWRDERWTRIDPGDAAAPHGTAAVVADLDGDGQLELLLGPGGAGPHPLSLFLAEPRGHHWLRVRPLTRMGAPARGAVVRLTAGGRTQIRVIDGGGTFCQREPVAHFGLGAATRVERLEVRWPDGAVVRIDQPQTCRMLTLRHPG; from the coding sequence ATGTTCATCGCCTGCTCGAACCTGATCGCGCGCAACCCCGCCGGCCATGCCCAGGGTCTGGCGGTGGCCGACGTGGACGGCGACGGACGGGACGAGATCCTGGTGGCCGGCCAGCCGAACCGGGTGCTGAAATGGGACGGTCACGGCCTGGCGGACATGGCCGATCCCGTCCTGGCCGATCCCGAGCGCCGCGCCGTCGCCATCGCCTGCGCCGACCTGGACGGCGACGGGCGGGAGGAGGTCTATGTCCTGAACGGCGAGCCGGCGACCGGCGCGGCACCGGCGGCGGACCGGCTGTTCGCGTGGTTCGGCAGCCGCTGGATCGACCTCTGCGCCCTGCCGGAGAATCTGGGGGCCGCAAACCGCGACGGCGGCCGCGCCCTGGCCGTGCTGGACCGCAGCGGCGAGGGCCGCTACGGCGTGCTGGTGGCGGGGCGCGAGGGGGCGCTGCGGCTCTACGAGCTGGACCGGCGCGGCCGGCTGCACGACATGGCGGAGGAGGCCGGGCTGGACGTTCCGGTGGCGGCGACCTGCCTGCTGGCCGCCCCCCTGTTCGGGGAGGCGCCGGACGTGGTCGTCGGCGGAACGGGGCCGAACCTGCTGTTCCGCAACCTGGGGGACGGCGGCTTCGAGGAGATCGGCGGCAGCCACGGCGTCGCCGATCCGGGCTTCGCCGCCCGCGCCGCGGCCCTGCTGGACAGCGACGGCGACGGGCTGCTGGATCTGGTGGTGGCGAACGGGGACGGGCCGCACCGGCTGTTCCAGCGCCGGGCCGGGGGCGGCTTCGCCGACATCGCCCCGCCGGAGCTGGCCGAGCCCGGCCGGGTGCGGACAGTGATCGCCGCCGACTTCGACAATGACGGCCACGAGGAGCTGCTGGTCACCGTCCAGGGCGGGCCGAACCGGCTGTTCGCCTGGCGCGACGAGCGCTGGACCCGGATCGACCCGGGCGACGCCGCGGCCCCGCACGGCACCGCTGCCGTCGTGGCCGACCTGGACGGGGACGGGCAGCTTGAGCTGCTGCTGGGACCGGGCGGGGCGGGGCCGCACCCGCTGAGCCTGTTCCTGGCCGAACCGCGCGGCCACCACTGGCTGCGGGTGCGCCCCCTGACCCGCATGGGCGCCCCCGCCCGCGGGGCGGTGGTGCGGCTGACGGCGGGCGGGCGCACGCAGATCCGCGTCATCGACGGCGGCGGCACCTTCTGCCAGCGCGAGCCGGTGGCGCATTTCGGCCTGGGCGCCGCGACCCGGGTGGAGCGGCTGGAGGTGCGCTGGCCCGATGGCGCCGTTGTCCGGATCGACCAGCCGCAGACCTGCCGGATGCTGACCCTGCGCCATCCCGGCTGA
- a CDS encoding Wadjet anti-phage system protein JetD domain-containing protein, whose translation MAKRFRDAVGALEHMLSTIEREPGRTVVRVYPDYEGMRTGEELERFERVMTAAGKAGAVHIALERRPSGPASIRSVALADATKLAAHLGRVPATDEAARAIDVLRRLTGPLPAWVGEIVDEIAAAWAIRREGYPGLEPGDVATAAGFIRLLCAVDRGEHVGVDMRTFSRRACGDSKAAELGLPRLARALRKRFDLPDAPPREALAAFGIEKFPQPVLLRGSLTLSGDTRLDGRPYVGVPPEWLDTLVIVGRPGYFLVIENLASFNRYVREVDDGGIILYSGGFPALATLKAIRRMDALLPADVPFFHWGDVDADGVRILQYIARSISRPLRPHLMGVDAWSDTAVSELCSQLGEPAFLPMEQEQLDPESPLAITSAS comes from the coding sequence GTGGCGAAGCGGTTCCGCGATGCGGTCGGCGCCCTGGAGCATATGCTGTCGACCATAGAGCGGGAGCCGGGGCGCACCGTCGTCCGTGTTTATCCAGATTATGAAGGCATGCGCACCGGCGAGGAACTGGAGCGCTTCGAACGCGTGATGACGGCGGCGGGGAAGGCCGGCGCCGTGCACATCGCCCTTGAACGACGGCCGAGCGGCCCCGCTTCGATCCGCTCTGTGGCACTTGCCGACGCAACGAAACTTGCGGCTCATCTCGGCCGCGTGCCTGCAACGGACGAAGCCGCTCGGGCGATCGACGTTCTCCGCCGCCTCACCGGCCCTCTGCCCGCCTGGGTCGGTGAGATCGTGGATGAAATCGCCGCCGCATGGGCCATTCGACGCGAGGGGTATCCGGGATTGGAGCCCGGTGATGTGGCAACGGCGGCCGGTTTCATTCGGCTCCTGTGTGCGGTGGATCGCGGGGAGCATGTCGGAGTGGACATGCGTACCTTCTCCCGACGCGCCTGCGGCGACAGCAAGGCGGCCGAGCTGGGCTTGCCACGTCTGGCACGCGCTCTGCGCAAGCGCTTTGATCTTCCCGACGCTCCTCCGCGCGAAGCTCTCGCAGCGTTCGGCATCGAGAAGTTCCCCCAGCCGGTCCTGCTGCGCGGGTCGCTGACGCTGTCCGGCGACACGCGGCTGGACGGACGGCCCTATGTCGGAGTGCCTCCGGAATGGCTGGACACTTTGGTGATTGTCGGCCGGCCAGGGTATTTCCTGGTTATCGAGAACCTCGCGTCCTTCAACCGTTACGTCCGGGAGGTGGATGATGGCGGCATCATCTTGTATTCCGGCGGCTTCCCTGCGCTTGCAACGCTGAAGGCCATCCGTCGTATGGATGCGCTCCTGCCCGCCGATGTGCCGTTCTTCCATTGGGGAGATGTCGATGCGGACGGCGTGCGGATTCTTCAGTACATCGCACGGTCCATCAGTCGCCCGTTGCGCCCTCACCTGATGGGGGTCGATGCGTGGAGCGACACGGCCGTTTCCGAGCTTTGCTCGCAGCTTGGCGAGCCTGCCTTCCTGCCGATGGAGCAGGAGCAACTGGATCCGGAAAGTCCTTTGGCCATCACTTCCGCATCGTAG
- a CDS encoding ribonucleoside-diphosphate reductase subunit alpha, giving the protein MRDGDIGDVRQQGTPETGGLFARVQMTKHPAVLVDHSRDNLLTAFGKATLDDRYLLPGESYQDLFARVASYYADDTAHAQRLYDYISRLWFMPATPVLSNGGTDRGLPISCFLNEASDSLEGIVGLWNENVWLAAKGGGIGSYWGNLRSIGERVKGNGKTSGVIPFIRVMDSLTLAISQGSLRRGSAACYLPVWHPEIEEFVEMRRPTGGDPNRKALNLHHGVVIPDAFMRAVEADEDWKLVSPKDGATLRVVSARQLWIRILTARVETGEPYLLFIDHVNRAIPEHHKLAGLTVKMSNLCAEITLPTGLDPWGQQRTAVCCLSSLNLETFLEWQDHPTFIEDTLRFLDNVLTDFIAKAPDEMARAKYAAMRERSVGLGVMGFHSFLQGQGVPIEGVMAKVWNKRIFAHIKRQADAASLALGAERGPCPDAAEYGGKERFSNKIAIAPTASISIICGGASPGIEPIAANAYTHKTLSGSWSVRNKYLEAVLERHGRNDEDTWSAITLNGGSVQHLDFLSQDEKDLFRTAFEIDQRWLIEHAADRTPFICQSQSLNVFLPADVHKRDLHQIHFQAWKKGVKSLYYLRSLSVQRAESESRPAAAAKPDTPPEPAKYEECLACQ; this is encoded by the coding sequence ATGCGCGACGGCGACATCGGGGACGTGCGGCAGCAGGGAACGCCGGAAACGGGCGGCCTTTTCGCCCGGGTGCAGATGACCAAGCACCCGGCCGTGCTTGTGGATCATTCCCGGGACAACCTGTTGACGGCGTTCGGCAAGGCCACGCTGGACGACCGCTATCTGCTGCCGGGCGAGTCCTACCAGGACCTGTTCGCCCGCGTCGCCAGCTACTACGCCGACGACACGGCGCACGCCCAGCGCCTCTACGACTACATCTCGCGCCTCTGGTTCATGCCGGCGACGCCGGTGCTGTCCAACGGCGGCACCGACCGGGGCCTGCCGATCTCCTGCTTCCTGAACGAGGCGTCGGACAGCCTGGAGGGCATCGTCGGCCTCTGGAACGAGAATGTCTGGCTGGCCGCCAAGGGCGGCGGCATCGGCAGCTACTGGGGCAACCTGCGCTCCATCGGGGAGCGGGTGAAGGGCAACGGCAAGACCTCGGGCGTCATCCCCTTCATCCGGGTGATGGACAGCCTGACGCTGGCGATTTCCCAGGGCTCCCTGCGCCGCGGCTCGGCCGCCTGCTACCTGCCGGTCTGGCACCCGGAGATCGAGGAGTTCGTGGAGATGCGCCGCCCCACCGGCGGCGACCCGAACCGCAAGGCGCTGAACCTGCACCACGGCGTGGTCATCCCCGACGCCTTCATGCGCGCGGTGGAGGCGGACGAGGACTGGAAGCTGGTCAGCCCGAAGGACGGCGCGACCCTGCGCGTCGTCTCCGCCCGCCAGCTCTGGATCCGCATCCTGACGGCGCGGGTGGAGACGGGCGAGCCCTATCTGCTGTTCATCGACCATGTGAACCGCGCCATCCCGGAGCACCACAAGCTGGCCGGGCTGACGGTGAAGATGTCGAACCTCTGCGCGGAGATCACGCTGCCCACGGGGCTCGACCCCTGGGGCCAGCAGCGCACGGCCGTCTGCTGCCTGTCGTCTCTGAACCTGGAGACGTTCCTGGAGTGGCAGGACCACCCGACCTTCATCGAGGACACGCTGCGCTTCCTCGACAACGTGCTGACCGACTTCATCGCCAAGGCGCCGGACGAGATGGCGCGGGCGAAGTACGCGGCCATGCGTGAACGCTCGGTCGGTCTCGGCGTCATGGGCTTCCACAGCTTCCTGCAAGGCCAGGGCGTGCCGATCGAGGGCGTGATGGCGAAGGTGTGGAACAAGCGCATCTTCGCCCACATCAAGCGCCAGGCCGATGCCGCCAGCCTTGCGCTGGGGGCGGAGCGCGGGCCCTGCCCCGACGCCGCGGAGTATGGCGGCAAGGAGCGCTTCTCCAACAAGATCGCCATCGCGCCGACGGCCAGCATCTCCATCATCTGCGGCGGTGCCAGCCCCGGCATCGAGCCGATCGCGGCCAACGCCTACACGCACAAGACCCTGTCGGGGAGCTGGTCGGTCCGCAACAAGTACCTGGAGGCGGTGCTGGAGCGGCACGGCCGCAACGACGAGGACACCTGGTCGGCCATCACCCTGAACGGCGGCTCGGTGCAGCATCTGGACTTCCTGTCCCAGGACGAGAAGGACCTGTTCAGGACCGCCTTCGAGATCGACCAGCGCTGGCTGATCGAGCACGCCGCCGACCGCACGCCCTTCATCTGCCAGTCGCAGTCGCTGAACGTCTTCCTGCCGGCGGACGTCCACAAGCGCGACCTGCACCAGATCCACTTCCAGGCCTGGAAGAAGGGCGTGAAGAGCCTCTACTACCTGCGCTCGCTCTCCGTGCAGCGCGCCGAAAGCGAATCCCGCCCGGCCGCCGCCGCGAAGCCCGACACGCCGCCGGAACCGGCGAAGTACGAGGAATGCCTCGCCTGCCAGTGA